The following are encoded in a window of Paraburkholderia sp. HP33-1 genomic DNA:
- the zapD gene encoding cell division protein ZapD — MILYEYPFNERIRTLLRLEDLFERFTFFLTQEDAREHHVALTTLFEISEVAGRADLKSDLMKELERQRQTLAPFRGNPGIEQNALEAVLGEIEQTLAGLTQMQGKTGQHLADNEWLASIRSRAIIPGGTCKFDLPSYYAWQQLHPDQRRQDIAKWVTPLLPLRDAATIVLRLARESGQASKVMAMQGSYQQMLSGRSYQLMQVRVAPELRVIPEASANKYMLWVRFTVQDGDLRPRAVDVDVPFQLTLCSL; from the coding sequence TTGATCCTTTACGAGTACCCCTTCAATGAGCGAATCCGGACGCTGTTGCGGCTCGAAGACCTGTTCGAGCGCTTCACGTTCTTTCTGACTCAGGAAGACGCGCGGGAACATCACGTCGCACTGACAACGCTGTTCGAAATCTCCGAAGTGGCGGGTCGCGCGGATCTGAAGTCGGATCTGATGAAAGAGCTCGAGCGGCAGCGGCAAACGCTCGCGCCATTTCGCGGCAATCCGGGCATCGAGCAGAACGCGCTCGAAGCGGTGCTTGGCGAAATCGAACAGACCCTCGCGGGGCTCACGCAGATGCAAGGCAAGACCGGCCAGCATCTTGCAGACAACGAGTGGCTCGCGAGCATTCGCAGCCGCGCAATCATCCCCGGTGGCACCTGCAAATTCGATCTGCCCTCGTATTACGCGTGGCAACAGTTACATCCCGATCAGCGTCGCCAGGACATCGCCAAGTGGGTGACACCGCTTTTGCCACTGCGTGACGCGGCCACGATCGTGCTGCGACTCGCGCGCGAGTCGGGCCAGGCGTCAAAGGTGATGGCGATGCAAGGCAGCTATCAGCAAATGCTGTCGGGCCGCTCGTATCAATTGATGCAGGTTCGCGTGGCTCCCGAATTGCGCGTGATTCCCGAAGCGAGTGCCAACAAGTACATGCTGTGGGTGCGCTTCACGGTGCAGGACGGCGATCTGCGGCCGCGCGCGGTCGACGTCGACGTGCCGTTTCAGCTTACGCTCTGCAGCCTGTAA
- a CDS encoding polyprenyl synthetase family protein, with the protein MSSTATPSPNVASLLAPIAEDMQQVNRVIRQRLASDVMLINQISEYIISAGGKRLRPALLLLVAGALGDTTGHRHELAAVVEFIHTATLLHDDVVDESDLRRGRQTANALFGNAASVLVGDFLYSRSFQMMVGVGKMRVMEILSEATNIISEGEVLQLLNMHDADVDEARYMQVIRYKTAKLFEAAAQLGAVLAGADAKTEAAAAEYGRRIGTAFQIMDDWLDYTGTAESMGKNAGDDLREGKPTLPLIYLIERGTPEQSALAREAIEQGGTDRFDTIFEAITRSGALDHTLECAKQEAQAAAAAISSFPHSIFKESLLELCSYSTARQS; encoded by the coding sequence ATGTCGTCGACTGCCACCCCCTCCCCCAACGTCGCCAGCCTGCTTGCTCCGATCGCCGAAGACATGCAGCAGGTCAATCGCGTCATCCGGCAACGTCTTGCGTCGGACGTGATGCTGATCAACCAGATTTCCGAGTACATCATCAGCGCTGGCGGCAAGCGGCTGCGGCCCGCGCTGCTTTTGCTCGTAGCGGGCGCGCTGGGCGATACGACGGGACATCGGCACGAGTTGGCCGCGGTCGTCGAATTCATCCACACGGCCACGCTGCTGCATGACGACGTGGTCGACGAGTCGGACCTGCGGCGCGGCCGCCAAACGGCCAACGCCCTGTTCGGCAACGCCGCGAGCGTGCTGGTCGGCGATTTCCTTTACTCGCGCTCGTTCCAGATGATGGTCGGCGTGGGCAAAATGCGCGTGATGGAGATTCTGTCGGAGGCGACCAACATCATCTCCGAAGGTGAAGTGCTGCAGTTGCTGAACATGCACGATGCGGACGTCGACGAAGCCCGCTACATGCAGGTGATCCGCTACAAGACCGCCAAGCTGTTCGAGGCAGCCGCCCAGCTCGGCGCAGTGCTGGCCGGCGCGGACGCGAAAACCGAAGCCGCCGCCGCCGAATACGGCCGCCGAATTGGCACCGCGTTCCAGATCATGGACGACTGGCTCGACTACACGGGTACGGCCGAGTCGATGGGCAAGAACGCCGGCGACGATCTGCGCGAAGGCAAACCGACGCTGCCGCTCATCTATCTGATCGAACGCGGCACGCCCGAGCAGTCCGCGCTTGCGCGCGAAGCGATCGAGCAAGGCGGCACCGACCGTTTCGATACGATTTTCGAGGCTATCACGCGCTCTGGCGCGCTCGATCACACGCTCGAGTGCGCGAAACAGGAGGCTCAGGCAGCCGCAGCGGCAATTTCTTCATTTCCCCATTCCATTTTCAAAGAGAGCCTGCTAGAATTATGTTCTTACTCGACGGCAAGACAGTCTTGA
- a CDS encoding NUDIX domain-containing protein: protein MNEASENARKAAGEIGAGRPVTEVAVGVLVQPDGRYLLAQRPVGKPYEGYWEFPGGKLEAGESVEAALARELHEELGIEVEASHLWHTLEHDYPHAYVRLFFCKVTQWSGEPHGREGQAFVWQSLPADVSPLLPATIPVLEWLAAEKK, encoded by the coding sequence ATGAACGAAGCAAGCGAAAACGCCCGCAAAGCAGCCGGCGAAATCGGCGCGGGCCGTCCGGTCACTGAAGTCGCGGTCGGCGTGCTGGTACAGCCGGATGGGCGCTATCTGCTCGCGCAGCGTCCGGTGGGCAAGCCGTACGAGGGCTACTGGGAGTTTCCGGGCGGCAAGCTTGAAGCGGGCGAATCGGTCGAGGCCGCGCTTGCGCGCGAGCTGCACGAGGAGCTGGGAATCGAGGTCGAGGCGAGCCACCTGTGGCATACGCTCGAACACGATTATCCGCATGCGTATGTGCGCCTCTTCTTCTGCAAGGTGACGCAGTGGTCGGGCGAGCCACACGGGCGTGAAGGTCAGGCTTTCGTGTGGCAAAGCTTGCCTGCGGATGTCTCGCCGTTGCTGCCGGCAACGATTCCGGTGTTGGAGTGGCTCGCGGCCGAGAAGAAGTGA
- the coaE gene encoding dephospho-CoA kinase (Dephospho-CoA kinase (CoaE) performs the final step in coenzyme A biosynthesis.), with product MFVVGLTGGIGSGKSTVANLFAARGVPLVDTDVIAHRITAPRGLAMPHIAAEFGTEFVAADGSLDRARMRTLVFSDETARKRLEGITHPLIRAETEREEREAQGPYVIVVVPLLVESGTWKTRVNRVLTVDCSVDTQIARVMSRNGFSREQVLSIIARQATREARLAAADDVIVNDNAPLEELEAQVDAHHRAYLSLAQGHAES from the coding sequence ATGTTCGTTGTGGGACTCACCGGCGGCATCGGTAGCGGTAAATCGACGGTGGCCAATCTGTTCGCTGCGCGGGGTGTGCCGCTCGTCGACACGGACGTGATCGCGCATCGCATCACCGCGCCGCGTGGCCTGGCGATGCCGCACATCGCCGCCGAATTTGGCACCGAGTTCGTCGCCGCCGATGGCTCGCTCGATCGCGCCCGCATGCGCACGCTCGTGTTCAGCGACGAGACCGCACGCAAACGTCTCGAAGGGATTACGCATCCGCTGATTCGCGCGGAAACCGAGCGCGAGGAGCGCGAAGCGCAAGGGCCGTATGTGATCGTCGTGGTGCCCTTGCTGGTCGAGTCCGGAACATGGAAGACTCGCGTGAATCGCGTGCTCACCGTCGATTGCAGCGTCGACACGCAGATCGCGCGCGTGATGAGCCGTAACGGCTTCAGCCGCGAGCAGGTGCTTTCGATCATCGCGCGCCAGGCCACGCGCGAAGCACGCCTCGCCGCCGCCGACGACGTGATCGTCAACGACAACGCGCCGCTCGAAGAACTCGAGGCGCAGGTCGACGCTCACCATCGCGCGTATCTGTCGCTTGCGCAGGGTCACGCCGAGTCCTAG
- a CDS encoding prepilin peptidase, whose translation MQAPLPLVSQTSSNLLAGILPGRIASDIGLGFASLPTGVQIAFAIVLGLVIGSFLNVVVHRLPIMLERAWRVEISEASDEPQPDDGLPARYNLWVPRSACPHCGHVLSAWENLPVLSYVLLRGRCSACGTHISPRYPLLEIASAAFAAGALIAFGPSLMAFAAFGLCATLLAMSAIDIDTHLLPDSLTLPLLWAGLIVNFNGMFANLHDAVLGAIFGYLVLWAVHWVFKLVRGVEGMGYGDFKLLAALGAWLGWPALPQIVLIAAVAGAVIGLAATWRGRMRFEEPLPFGPFLAAGGALTLFVGTPLYLALGG comes from the coding sequence ATGCAGGCACCTCTTCCACTCGTGTCACAAACTTCCTCCAACCTGCTCGCGGGCATACTGCCAGGCCGCATTGCAAGCGATATCGGTCTCGGGTTCGCCAGCCTGCCCACCGGCGTGCAGATCGCGTTCGCAATCGTGCTCGGCCTCGTGATCGGCAGCTTCCTGAACGTCGTCGTGCATCGGCTGCCGATCATGCTCGAGCGCGCGTGGCGCGTCGAAATCAGCGAGGCCAGCGACGAGCCGCAGCCCGACGACGGATTGCCGGCGCGCTACAACCTGTGGGTGCCGCGTAGCGCGTGCCCGCATTGCGGCCACGTGCTGAGCGCGTGGGAAAACCTGCCGGTTCTGAGCTACGTTCTATTGCGCGGCCGTTGTTCCGCTTGCGGCACGCATATCAGCCCGCGTTACCCGTTGCTCGAAATCGCGAGCGCCGCTTTCGCGGCAGGCGCATTGATCGCGTTCGGCCCGAGCCTGATGGCATTCGCCGCGTTCGGCCTGTGTGCAACGCTGCTCGCGATGAGCGCGATCGACATCGACACACACCTGCTGCCCGATTCCTTGACGCTACCGCTGTTGTGGGCCGGCCTGATCGTCAATTTCAACGGCATGTTCGCGAACCTGCATGATGCGGTGCTCGGCGCTATCTTCGGATATCTGGTTTTGTGGGCTGTGCATTGGGTGTTCAAGCTCGTGCGCGGCGTCGAAGGCATGGGCTATGGCGACTTCAAGCTGCTCGCCGCGCTCGGCGCGTGGCTAGGCTGGCCCGCGCTTCCGCAGATCGTGCTGATCGCCGCGGTGGCCGGCGCCGTGATCGGCCTCGCGGCAACGTGGCGCGGCCGCATGCGCTTCGAGGAGCCGCTGCCGTTCGGGCCGTTTCTCGCCGCGGGCGGTGCGCTCACGCTGTTTGTCGGCACGCCGCTTTATCTGGCTCTGGGAGGCTGA
- a CDS encoding type II secretion system F family protein, with the protein MSIATLSPPLPGAADLRFRWRGVDADGTRQSGTLIAPDASAARTMLKRDNLFVVELSTQGPAPRPKTSAADVTLFTRQLSSLLRAGLPLAPALELLAQSPTSGQRQGMPRIVGTIARDITAGLRFSAALQRHPAQFNALYCQLVEVGEAAGALVTVLARLADDRERAAAQRAKVRAALTYPVAILLLAIAITAALLVWVVPTFKQIFDGFGAQLPAPTQFVLALSAGAARWSVPLFVLMVALSSAITFVLRRSASARIRFARTALNLPVAGPLLRTLCAARWSRALGTLLSAGTPLADAFDSLTQATGNAFFDRATASIAVRLRRGERLAAAMRAAHCFPREVVQPVAVAEESGALDSMLLDVASLADRQVDDRIGTLSSLCEPLVIVVLGTLVGGLVIAMYLPIIQLGNVV; encoded by the coding sequence ATGAGTATCGCCACACTGTCACCGCCGCTGCCCGGCGCAGCCGACCTACGCTTCAGATGGCGCGGCGTCGACGCGGATGGCACACGCCAGAGCGGTACGCTGATCGCACCCGACGCGAGCGCCGCGCGCACGATGCTCAAGCGCGACAACCTCTTTGTCGTCGAACTCTCAACACAAGGGCCGGCGCCACGCCCGAAGACTAGCGCGGCCGATGTCACGCTGTTCACGCGACAACTGTCCAGTCTGCTGCGTGCCGGTTTGCCGCTCGCACCCGCGCTCGAACTACTCGCGCAGTCGCCGACGTCGGGCCAGCGGCAAGGAATGCCGCGCATCGTCGGCACTATCGCGCGCGACATCACCGCAGGCCTGCGCTTTTCGGCGGCCTTGCAGCGGCACCCGGCGCAGTTCAATGCGCTGTACTGCCAGCTCGTCGAGGTCGGCGAGGCGGCGGGCGCGCTCGTCACCGTGCTCGCCCGCCTCGCCGACGATCGCGAACGCGCCGCCGCGCAGCGCGCGAAAGTGCGCGCGGCGCTGACCTATCCGGTCGCGATCCTGCTGCTCGCCATCGCGATCACCGCGGCGTTGCTGGTGTGGGTCGTACCCACGTTCAAGCAGATCTTCGACGGCTTCGGCGCGCAGCTGCCCGCGCCGACTCAGTTCGTACTGGCGCTATCGGCGGGCGCCGCGCGCTGGAGCGTACCGCTGTTCGTGCTGATGGTCGCACTGAGCTCCGCGATCACGTTTGTCCTGCGCCGCTCCGCGAGCGCGCGCATCCGCTTCGCGCGCACGGCGCTCAACCTGCCCGTGGCCGGCCCGCTGCTGCGCACGTTGTGCGCGGCGCGCTGGAGCCGCGCGCTCGGCACGTTGCTGTCGGCCGGCACGCCGCTCGCCGACGCGTTCGATTCGCTCACGCAGGCGACCGGCAATGCCTTCTTCGATCGCGCGACGGCAAGCATCGCCGTGAGGCTGCGGCGCGGCGAACGGCTCGCCGCGGCGATGCGTGCGGCGCACTGTTTTCCTCGCGAGGTCGTGCAGCCGGTTGCCGTCGCCGAGGAGTCCGGCGCGCTCGACAGCATGCTGCTCGATGTCGCGTCGCTTGCGGATCGCCAGGTTGACGACAGGATCGGCACGCTATCGAGTCTGTGCGAGCCGCTCGTCATCGTCGTGCTCGGCACGCTGGTCGGCGGCCTCGTGATCGCGATGTATCTCCCCATTATTCAACTCGGCAACGTGGTGTAG
- the yacG gene encoding DNA gyrase inhibitor YacG, with protein MPTVVKCPTCGKDVLWTPESRFRPFCSERCKQIDLGAWAAEKYKIGGNEQEGSSSEEETPRGDYNPH; from the coding sequence ATGCCTACCGTCGTCAAATGTCCTACCTGCGGTAAAGATGTCCTCTGGACCCCTGAGAGCCGCTTCCGTCCTTTCTGCTCCGAGCGCTGCAAGCAGATCGACCTCGGCGCATGGGCCGCCGAAAAATACAAGATTGGCGGCAATGAACAGGAAGGGTCTTCGTCCGAAGAGGAAACACCGCGCGGCGACTACAACCCGCACTGA
- a CDS encoding GspE/PulE family protein: protein MQTPFAPAAALPRPLAADGETSATSLNDPDNAPAVRLLTDTLHEATRRNASDIHVEPAEHGWRVRLRIDGVLHEIPRPPAHLRDAFVTRIKVLARMDIAERRVPQDGRLRLATSPGRIEDYRVNSLPTLFGEKLVLRRLDALPADLSLDSLGLDPAQRETVDAAIRAPHGLMLVTGPTGSGKTLSLYCFLNLLNGEARNLCSVEDPAEIQLAGINQVSVREKAGLTFAVALRAFLRQDPDVIMVGEIRDNETADVAVKAAQTGHLVLSTLHTNDAPAAIARLIDIGVEPYNLAAALRIVTAQRLVRRLCVACRTPAPHSTAALKTAGFGEHELDGWQPYAATGCAVCHGIGYRGRVGIHQVMPVSDAMRELIVASAGVHELAHLAHTERVATLRDAALARVRDGTTSLAEALAATEVA from the coding sequence ATGCAAACTCCCTTTGCCCCCGCCGCGGCATTGCCGCGTCCACTCGCTGCCGACGGCGAAACCAGCGCAACGAGTCTGAACGATCCCGACAACGCTCCAGCCGTGCGTCTGTTGACCGACACGTTGCACGAAGCGACGCGGCGCAATGCGTCTGACATCCACGTCGAGCCGGCCGAGCATGGCTGGCGTGTGCGTCTGCGCATCGACGGCGTTCTGCATGAAATCCCGCGGCCGCCAGCGCACCTGCGCGACGCATTCGTCACGCGCATCAAGGTGCTCGCGCGCATGGACATCGCCGAGCGACGCGTGCCGCAAGACGGCCGGCTGCGCCTCGCGACATCGCCAGGACGGATCGAGGACTACCGCGTCAATTCGCTGCCGACGCTGTTCGGCGAAAAGCTCGTGCTACGCCGGCTCGATGCGCTGCCCGCGGATCTGTCGCTCGATTCGCTCGGCCTCGATCCGGCACAGCGCGAAACCGTCGACGCCGCGATCCGCGCGCCGCATGGCCTGATGCTCGTCACCGGACCGACGGGTAGCGGCAAAACGCTGTCGCTGTACTGCTTCCTGAATTTGCTGAATGGCGAGGCGCGCAACCTCTGCTCGGTCGAAGACCCGGCGGAGATCCAGCTCGCCGGCATCAACCAGGTCAGCGTGCGCGAAAAAGCCGGGCTGACCTTCGCGGTCGCGCTGCGGGCGTTCCTGCGTCAGGATCCGGACGTGATCATGGTCGGCGAGATCCGCGACAACGAAACCGCCGACGTCGCCGTGAAGGCCGCGCAAACCGGTCACCTCGTGCTGTCCACGCTGCATACGAACGACGCGCCCGCGGCCATCGCGCGACTCATCGATATCGGTGTCGAGCCATACAACCTGGCCGCCGCGCTGCGCATCGTGACCGCGCAGCGGCTCGTGCGACGACTGTGCGTCGCGTGCCGCACGCCCGCGCCGCATTCGACGGCAGCACTTAAGACCGCAGGCTTCGGCGAGCATGAACTCGACGGCTGGCAACCGTATGCGGCGACCGGCTGCGCGGTTTGCCACGGCATCGGCTATCGGGGGCGCGTCGGCATCCATCAGGTGATGCCCGTCTCCGACGCGATGCGCGAGCTGATCGTCGCAAGTGCAGGCGTGCACGAGCTGGCCCACCTCGCCCACACCGAACGGGTCGCGACGTTACGCGACGCGGCGCTTGCGCGTGTGCGCGACGGCACCACGAGTCTCGCCGAAGCACTCGCCGCCACGGAGGTCGCATGA
- a CDS encoding HlyC/CorC family transporter: protein MEQLPLWAQIGAVLLLLVCSAFFSISETAMMALNRHRLKHLASKNTLGAKTTQGLLAKTDQLLSVILIGNNLFNTIIPVLTTSVALHTFGRNSLVLSIATGIVAFLIIVFAEITPKIVGATFPEKIALPASLLIAPLMRVARPLIWFVNLFATGILRVLHINTKGARDQRLSTEELRTIVLESGSFMPTKHRSILLNLFDLENISVDDVMIPRRRIEALDFDAPFEQILHQLETCYHNKLVVYQGDIDRVLGVLHVRKTLSALHNQELERDTLHDLLAEPYFVPSGTPVFQQLQYFQESRQRIALVVDEYGELQGLLTPEDIIEELIGEFTTSIPRGASSRGGWNEAGECIVAGSMPLRELNRWLQLALPTDGPKTLNGLILEILEDIPDGDVCVRIGDIKLEVMRSDDQAIRTVKLFKPPSRTKAGRTRSG, encoded by the coding sequence GTGGAACAACTTCCCTTATGGGCGCAGATAGGCGCCGTCCTTCTGCTGCTCGTCTGCTCCGCCTTTTTTTCCATTTCCGAGACAGCGATGATGGCGCTCAACCGTCATCGCCTCAAACATCTCGCCAGCAAGAACACGCTCGGCGCGAAAACGACCCAGGGCCTGCTTGCAAAAACCGATCAGTTGCTGAGCGTGATCCTGATCGGCAACAACCTGTTCAACACAATCATTCCGGTACTCACCACGTCGGTCGCTTTGCATACGTTCGGCCGCAATAGCCTCGTGCTGTCGATCGCGACTGGTATCGTCGCGTTCCTGATCATCGTGTTCGCGGAAATCACGCCGAAGATCGTCGGCGCGACGTTTCCCGAAAAGATCGCGCTGCCCGCGAGCCTCCTGATCGCACCGCTGATGCGAGTCGCGAGACCGCTGATCTGGTTCGTCAACCTGTTCGCGACCGGCATCCTGCGCGTGCTGCACATCAATACGAAGGGCGCGCGCGACCAGCGGCTGTCCACCGAAGAACTGCGCACCATCGTGCTCGAGTCCGGCAGCTTCATGCCGACCAAGCACCGCAGCATCCTGCTGAACCTGTTCGACCTCGAAAACATCTCCGTCGACGACGTGATGATCCCGCGCCGCCGCATCGAGGCGCTCGACTTCGATGCACCATTCGAGCAGATCCTGCATCAACTGGAGACCTGCTATCACAACAAGCTGGTCGTCTACCAGGGCGACATCGACCGCGTACTCGGTGTGCTGCATGTGCGCAAGACGCTGTCGGCGCTGCACAATCAGGAGCTCGAACGCGACACCTTGCACGATCTGCTCGCCGAGCCATACTTCGTGCCGAGCGGCACGCCGGTATTCCAGCAGCTGCAATACTTTCAGGAAAGCCGGCAGCGCATCGCGCTCGTCGTCGACGAATACGGCGAACTGCAGGGTCTTCTGACGCCCGAAGACATCATCGAAGAGCTGATCGGCGAATTCACCACGTCGATTCCGCGTGGCGCCAGTTCGCGCGGCGGCTGGAACGAGGCGGGCGAATGCATCGTCGCGGGCAGCATGCCGTTGCGAGAGCTGAACCGCTGGCTGCAACTCGCGCTGCCGACCGACGGCCCCAAAACGCTCAACGGCCTGATCCTCGAAATCCTCGAAGACATCCCCGACGGCGACGTTTGCGTGCGCATTGGCGACATCAAGCTCGAAGTGATGCGCAGCGACGATCAGGCGATCCGCACCGTCAAGCTGTTCAAACCGCCGTCGCGCACGAAGGCTGGTAGAACACGGTCCGGCTGA